Proteins encoded in a region of the Prochlorococcus marinus CUG1416 genome:
- the pstC gene encoding phosphate ABC transporter permease subunit PstC — MEEKLTLFKNRKRFGIEKNIDIIFKNTALVLSSFVAIILLGIILVVFFQSFESFSRYGLKFLVTSEWNPVKDEYGAFTAIYGTLVTSFLSLLITIPLGVGTAIFITEDFVPKVFREIIGSFVELLAAIPSVVLGLWAIFVMEPFFRAFFVFLHNFFGWIPLFSTEPTGRNSLLAILILVVMLLPIVTAIARDSLNQVPKKLRNAAYGIGASRWKTIFSVILPAALSGIMAGVLLALGRAMGETMAVTMIIGNSNAFSWSLLSPGYTISSMLANQFGEADGSQVSSLFYAAFVLMILSLVVNIFAQWLVKKFSLKY, encoded by the coding sequence ATGGAAGAGAAATTAACTCTTTTCAAGAATCGTAAAAGATTCGGTATCGAAAAAAATATAGATATTATCTTCAAGAATACTGCTCTAGTCTTGTCTAGTTTTGTAGCAATAATACTTTTAGGAATTATTTTAGTAGTCTTTTTTCAGTCATTTGAATCCTTTTCAAGATATGGATTGAAGTTTTTAGTAACCTCTGAATGGAATCCAGTAAAAGATGAATACGGAGCTTTTACTGCAATTTATGGCACATTAGTGACCTCATTTCTTTCGTTATTAATAACTATCCCTTTGGGCGTTGGAACTGCAATATTTATTACCGAGGACTTTGTACCGAAAGTTTTTAGAGAAATAATAGGTTCTTTTGTTGAATTATTAGCAGCTATTCCATCAGTTGTATTGGGACTTTGGGCAATATTTGTAATGGAACCTTTTTTTAGAGCATTTTTTGTCTTTTTGCATAATTTCTTTGGTTGGATACCTTTATTTAGTACAGAACCTACAGGTAGGAATTCCTTGTTAGCAATATTGATTTTAGTAGTTATGCTTTTGCCAATAGTGACTGCTATAGCAAGAGATTCTCTTAATCAAGTTCCTAAAAAGTTAAGAAATGCAGCCTATGGAATTGGAGCAAGTAGATGGAAAACAATATTTTCAGTAATCTTGCCAGCAGCGTTATCAGGAATCATGGCAGGAGTTCTATTGGCTTTAGGTAGGGCAATGGGAGAAACAATGGCTGTCACAATGATTATTGGTAATTCCAATGCATTTAGTTGGTCTCTATTATCTCCTGGATATACCATTTCCTCCATGCTCGCAAACCAGTTTGGTGAAGCTGATGGAAGTCAGGTTTCATCACTTTTTTATGCGGCTTTTGTACTGATGATCCTTTCTTTAGTGGTCAATATCTTTGCTCAATGGCTAGTTAAGAAATTTAGTCTCAAATATTAG
- a CDS encoding c-type cytochrome, protein MKIFKFLFVIPVITLIIIFQTSLQNRYLMASDIRDGETIFRNVCAGCHVRGGSVVLKGSKSLKLSDLEKRGIADVNSITKIANDGIGFMKGYKNKLKDGEDKVLAQWIIQNAEKGWE, encoded by the coding sequence ATGAAAATATTTAAATTTCTATTTGTAATTCCAGTAATAACTTTAATAATTATTTTTCAAACCTCTTTGCAAAATAGATATCTAATGGCTTCTGATATTAGAGATGGAGAAACCATTTTTAGAAATGTTTGTGCAGGCTGCCATGTTAGAGGTGGATCAGTCGTTCTCAAAGGATCTAAATCATTAAAACTTTCCGATCTTGAAAAAAGAGGAATAGCTGATGTAAATTCAATAACAAAAATTGCTAATGATGGGATTGGTTTTATGAAGGGTTATAAAAATAAATTGAAGGATGGAGAGGATAAGGTTCTTGCACAATGGATTATTCAAAATGCAGAAAAGGGTTGGGAGTAG
- a CDS encoding SDR family oxidoreductase: MLTFLITGSNRGIGLELCRQIHERGDKVIATCRKASKELKDLGVSIEENIEITSDESITNLCKKLSGVNLDCLIHNAGIYEFNSFENLDKESILSQFEVNALSPIFITKSLKHLLKRSSKIAFITSRMGSIEDNSSGSSYGYRMSKVALSMAAKSLSIDLSKEDIYVAILHPGLVSTRMTGFTRNGISPEESANGLLKRIDSLNKKNSGTFWHANGEVLPW, from the coding sequence ATGCTCACTTTTCTTATCACAGGATCCAATAGGGGTATTGGATTGGAATTATGTAGGCAAATTCATGAGAGGGGAGATAAGGTAATTGCAACTTGTAGAAAAGCTTCAAAAGAACTTAAAGATTTAGGAGTGAGTATTGAAGAGAATATAGAAATTACTTCCGATGAGTCAATAACAAATTTGTGTAAAAAACTGTCTGGAGTTAATTTAGATTGCTTAATTCATAATGCAGGAATTTATGAATTTAATTCTTTCGAAAACTTAGATAAAGAGAGTATTTTGAGTCAATTTGAAGTAAATGCATTGAGCCCAATATTTATCACTAAATCACTTAAACATCTTTTAAAAAGATCTTCTAAAATTGCTTTTATCACAAGTAGAATGGGATCTATTGAAGATAATTCATCTGGCAGTTCTTATGGCTACAGGATGTCTAAAGTTGCCTTGTCCATGGCAGCAAAATCGCTTTCTATAGATTTATCAAAAGAAGATATATATGTAGCTATTTTGCATCCTGGGTTAGTTAGTACAAGAATGACTGGCTTTACAAGGAATGGAATAAGTCCTGAAGAATCAGCAAATGGCCTTTTAAAACGTATTGATTCTTTAAATAAAAAAAACTCAGGTACGTTTTGGCATGCCAACGGAGAAGTTTTGCCTTGGTAA
- a CDS encoding molecular chaperone DnaJ encodes MNTQELKVNYKKLLNKAAKANGRKETVSYLNRAATIKSKLYSNTKVRCFRCNGAGFLRISLDETKTCLSCYGKGFLIKEIQHI; translated from the coding sequence ATGAATACCCAAGAACTTAAAGTCAACTACAAAAAGCTTTTAAACAAAGCGGCCAAAGCAAACGGTCGTAAAGAAACTGTTTCTTACTTAAATCGTGCTGCTACAATCAAGTCAAAACTCTATTCAAATACTAAAGTACGTTGTTTTAGATGTAATGGCGCAGGTTTTCTTAGAATTTCTTTAGATGAAACTAAAACTTGTCTTTCTTGTTATGGAAAGGGTTTTTTAATTAAAGAAATTCAACATATTTAA
- the pstA gene encoding phosphate ABC transporter permease PstA, whose amino-acid sequence MNSLYYQKRLSRNIGDKFFTSLSVICALIAILPLIFLVTYILYKGGSQITPELFTLEPNPPGDDLDAGGINPALIGTLIITTIASIIAIPVGVGGGIYLAEYSKGGSFSRFIRFGVNVLAGVPSIIAGVFIYALIVSTKILFGSMYSGLAGGMALSILMLPTVIKTTDEGLKLVPNELRYASLGVGASMYTTILKVTLPSAFRSIATGVVLGIARAAGETAPLIFTALFSYYYITGFEDLFYEMGSLAVLIYNFALEPYDAQNKLAWAASFILVLSILSVNIFSRILAAFTEKTKRV is encoded by the coding sequence ATGAATTCACTCTATTACCAGAAAAGATTATCAAGAAATATAGGAGATAAATTCTTTACTTCTTTATCAGTAATTTGTGCATTGATAGCAATACTTCCTTTGATTTTTCTAGTGACTTATATCCTTTACAAAGGTGGATCTCAAATTACACCAGAATTATTTACTTTAGAACCAAATCCTCCTGGAGATGATTTAGATGCAGGAGGTATTAATCCTGCATTAATAGGGACATTAATAATTACTACCATTGCTTCAATTATTGCGATACCAGTAGGTGTTGGCGGTGGTATATATCTAGCGGAATATTCTAAAGGCGGTTCTTTTTCAAGATTTATCAGATTTGGGGTAAATGTTTTAGCAGGAGTCCCCTCAATAATTGCCGGTGTTTTTATTTATGCCTTAATTGTTTCTACAAAGATCTTATTTGGAAGTATGTACAGTGGCTTGGCTGGAGGGATGGCGCTTTCAATATTGATGTTGCCTACTGTGATAAAAACAACTGATGAAGGCTTGAAGTTAGTGCCCAATGAGTTGAGATATGCTTCTCTCGGTGTTGGAGCAAGTATGTATACAACAATATTGAAAGTTACTTTACCCTCTGCGTTTAGATCTATCGCTACTGGGGTTGTACTTGGAATCGCAAGGGCGGCAGGCGAAACAGCACCTTTGATATTTACGGCTTTATTCTCTTACTACTACATAACAGGCTTTGAAGACTTGTTTTATGAGATGGGTTCCTTGGCTGTATTGATATATAACTTTGCCCTTGAACCTTATGATGCACAAAATAAACTAGCCTGGGCAGCTTCCTTTATTCTTGTTTTATCGATACTATCAGTAAATATATTTTCAAGGATATTGGCCGCTTTTACTGAGAAAACCAAGAGAGTATAA
- a CDS encoding DUF1499 domain-containing protein has product MVSSIQGLAPITNPLNSVLIEKKLINVDQKFIQLVSLAEGLPRTEVIESGRNYWRGVCRSLIFKFPDDLEILKLDVRSYVDRSKGIIQIRSAARLGQSDLGVNLRRVEYLFNQLEKF; this is encoded by the coding sequence ATGGTTTCCTCTATCCAAGGCCTTGCTCCCATAACAAATCCACTAAATAGTGTCTTAATAGAAAAAAAACTGATAAATGTTGATCAAAAGTTTATTCAGCTTGTTTCTCTAGCAGAAGGTTTACCTCGTACAGAAGTTATTGAAAGTGGAAGGAATTATTGGAGAGGTGTTTGTAGGAGCTTGATTTTTAAATTTCCTGATGATCTTGAAATTTTAAAGCTTGATGTAAGAAGTTATGTAGATAGATCTAAAGGAATTATTCAAATTAGATCGGCAGCAAGATTAGGCCAATCAGATTTAGGAGTTAATCTCAGAAGAGTTGAATATTTGTTTAATCAGTTAGAGAAATTTTAA
- a CDS encoding DUF3303 domain-containing protein, translating to MQRYLISYEFTDGEDQEEGAEMLINWYESGGPQNRPENYEVHSWIFMVQNGIGHSVVSADSLETIWKQWHPWRRLMDISIQPCMDLDETVGLFKKQKMNTRMV from the coding sequence ATGCAAAGGTATTTGATTTCCTACGAATTTACTGATGGCGAGGATCAAGAAGAAGGGGCAGAGATGCTAATTAATTGGTACGAATCAGGTGGGCCCCAAAACCGTCCAGAAAACTATGAGGTTCATTCTTGGATTTTTATGGTTCAAAATGGGATTGGACATTCTGTAGTTAGTGCAGATTCACTTGAGACAATTTGGAAACAATGGCATCCCTGGAGGAGATTAATGGATATCAGTATTCAGCCGTGTATGGATCTTGATGAGACAGTAGGTTTATTCAAAAAACAAAAAATGAATACACGAATGGTCTAA
- a CDS encoding chlorophyll a/b-binding protein: MDALTSFIVVIIAITIQFSLYAIKRLQEPLEPNYLISKNSKKIKNYMGKYWKNAEITNGRLAMIGFLVLIINYGLFGWMIPGFI, from the coding sequence ATGGATGCCCTTACTAGTTTTATAGTTGTTATTATCGCAATTACAATCCAATTCTCTTTATACGCGATTAAAAGGCTACAGGAGCCTCTAGAACCTAATTATTTGATATCTAAAAATTCAAAAAAAATTAAAAACTATATGGGTAAATATTGGAAAAATGCCGAAATAACAAATGGTAGATTAGCTATGATTGGTTTTTTAGTTTTAATAATAAACTACGGCTTGTTTGGCTGGATGATTCCGGGTTTTATTTAA
- a CDS encoding DUP family protein, whose product MKNKKDNRDPIDNLEYEKVLEEEIINSYESKFQKDTQPDKKKTKFYRLKRTPLEILNRSFFFFFIGSFLFSLFLAYSESKLWFIFYLISAFSCVFYTPNRKALKELIAAWPNLEDLIKGKSFWRKGK is encoded by the coding sequence ATGAAAAATAAAAAGGATAATCGTGATCCAATTGATAATTTAGAGTATGAAAAAGTTCTCGAAGAAGAAATAATTAATTCATACGAAAGTAAATTTCAGAAAGATACTCAACCAGACAAAAAAAAGACTAAATTTTACAGACTTAAAAGAACTCCATTAGAAATATTAAATAGGTCATTTTTCTTTTTCTTTATTGGAAGTTTTCTTTTCTCTTTGTTTTTAGCTTATTCAGAAAGTAAGTTATGGTTCATTTTTTATCTAATAAGTGCGTTCTCATGTGTTTTTTATACTCCTAATAGAAAAGCACTTAAAGAATTAATAGCAGCTTGGCCAAATTTAGAGGATCTCATTAAAGGTAAAAGTTTTTGGAGAAAAGGTAAGTAA
- a CDS encoding potassium channel family protein yields MKLRLFEFYFIKDYLRPWFGLIYSLFFLFFLGAIGYRITEGWEWSDCLWMVLITITTIGFGEVQPLSPEGRIVTVLVIVGGLIFIQFTFQKAVRLFESGYFQRVNELRFKRLLRKMENHVILCGYGRVGQEISNQIKTQNIPIIVVESDEDRKKIAEENGLEVLCADATLDETLKLAGLEKCKSLVVTLPNDAANLYVVLSAKGIRSSIRVIARAGTEEAASKLRLAGASIVVSPYIAAGRAMASMALRPIAIDFLDLLAGSECEIEEFELSNDISLFETAEKRSLSELGIGKKSGAKILAIKENEKLFTNPGGNFILQPGQVLIAFGSKEQLNILNGLLGNLVVAVELLK; encoded by the coding sequence ATGAAGCTTAGATTATTTGAGTTCTATTTTATTAAAGATTATTTAAGGCCTTGGTTTGGTCTTATTTATTCTTTATTCTTTCTGTTTTTTTTAGGTGCAATTGGATATCGAATAACAGAGGGATGGGAATGGAGTGATTGCTTATGGATGGTTCTAATCACAATAACCACTATTGGTTTTGGAGAAGTTCAACCTTTAAGTCCTGAAGGCAGGATCGTGACTGTTTTAGTAATCGTTGGCGGATTGATCTTTATTCAATTTACCTTTCAAAAAGCTGTTAGATTATTCGAATCAGGCTATTTTCAAAGAGTAAACGAATTACGTTTTAAAAGACTTCTTAGAAAAATGGAAAATCATGTAATTTTGTGCGGATATGGGAGGGTAGGTCAGGAAATATCTAATCAAATAAAAACACAAAATATTCCAATTATCGTTGTTGAGAGTGATGAAGATAGAAAAAAGATTGCTGAAGAAAATGGTTTAGAAGTACTTTGTGCTGATGCAACTCTTGATGAGACTTTAAAACTGGCAGGATTAGAAAAATGCAAAAGTTTGGTTGTTACCTTACCTAATGATGCTGCTAATTTATATGTAGTTTTAAGCGCTAAAGGGATAAGAAGTTCTATAAGAGTAATTGCAAGAGCTGGAACTGAAGAAGCCGCAAGTAAGTTGAGATTAGCTGGAGCAAGTATAGTCGTAAGCCCTTATATCGCAGCAGGGAGAGCAATGGCATCAATGGCTTTAAGACCAATAGCTATCGACTTCCTTGATCTGCTTGCAGGAAGTGAATGTGAAATTGAAGAATTTGAATTAAGTAATGATATTAGTCTTTTTGAAACAGCAGAGAAAAGATCACTTTCTGAACTTGGAATAGGCAAAAAGAGCGGTGCAAAAATTTTAGCTATTAAAGAAAATGAAAAGTTGTTCACTAATCCTGGCGGTAATTTCATACTTCAGCCAGGTCAGGTATTAATAGCTTTTGGTAGTAAAGAACAACTGAATATTTTAAACGGATTATTAGGAAATCTTGTCGTAGCAGTAGAACTATTAAAATAG
- the pstB gene encoding phosphate ABC transporter ATP-binding protein PstB, with the protein MIKTNKKTPKNIILSLENVSISYGTFEAVRNVFCNFKKGNITSLIGPSGCGKSTVLRSLNRMNDLIPNCSLKGTVLFDGTNIYDKRVDPVEVRRRIGMVFQQPNPFPKSIYENIAFGARINGFTGDMDELVESSLRKAALWDECKDKLNDSGYSLSGGQQQRLCIARTIAIEPEIILMDEPCSALDPISTLKIEETMHELKKNYTIIIVTHNMQQALRVSDMTAFFNAIEYEDGDGGKVGYLAEFDTTKKIFNSPKEKTTQEYISGKFG; encoded by the coding sequence ATGATTAAAACTAATAAAAAAACACCAAAGAATATCATTTTATCTCTTGAGAATGTCTCTATTAGCTATGGAACTTTTGAAGCTGTAAGAAATGTTTTTTGTAACTTTAAAAAAGGAAATATAACTTCTCTTATTGGCCCTTCTGGTTGTGGTAAATCAACTGTCCTTAGATCTTTAAACAGAATGAACGATTTAATTCCTAATTGTTCACTAAAGGGAACTGTGCTTTTTGATGGGACTAATATTTATGACAAAAGAGTAGATCCAGTTGAAGTAAGAAGAAGAATTGGTATGGTATTTCAACAGCCCAATCCGTTCCCAAAATCTATCTACGAAAATATTGCATTTGGGGCAAGAATCAATGGCTTTACGGGAGATATGGATGAATTAGTCGAAAGTTCACTAAGAAAGGCTGCTTTATGGGACGAATGTAAGGATAAATTAAATGATAGTGGTTACTCTTTATCTGGAGGACAACAACAAAGATTATGTATTGCTAGAACCATCGCAATTGAACCTGAAATAATTCTCATGGATGAGCCTTGTTCAGCGTTGGATCCAATCTCTACTTTGAAAATAGAGGAAACGATGCATGAACTTAAGAAGAATTACACAATAATAATCGTTACTCATAATATGCAACAGGCATTAAGAGTTAGTGATATGACTGCATTTTTTAATGCTATTGAATATGAAGATGGAGATGGAGGCAAAGTCGGATATTTAGCAGAATTTGATACGACAAAAAAAATTTTTAACTCTCCAAAAGAAAAAACCACTCAGGAATACATATCAGGTAAATTTGGTTAA
- the pstS gene encoding phosphate ABC transporter substrate-binding protein PstS yields the protein MGIFKKVLILSSAISLVLSQEAIASKRLSGAGATFPSKIYTRWFFDLAKSGGPRVNYQAVGSGSGRKAFIDRTVNFGASDDPMKDSDIEKVTRGLVQIPMVGGTIAFGYNYDCDLKLTQEQAVRVAMGMVKNWKELGCKSGKLTWTHRSDGSGTTKAFTNSMEAFSPTWTLGTGKSVKWPAGVGAKGNAGVAGVIQNTPGAIGYVNQSYIKGNVKAAAIQNLSGEFLKPSAEAGAKALNGITLDENLAGKNPNPTAKGAYPIASLTWILAYEKGNGRNTKAIKQAFNTLLSDEYQDKASSLGFIPLKGNILLKSRAAVEKIGS from the coding sequence GTGGGCATTTTCAAAAAAGTCCTTATTTTATCTTCTGCTATCTCATTAGTTCTCTCTCAAGAAGCGATTGCTTCAAAAAGATTGAGCGGAGCAGGTGCTACATTTCCCTCGAAAATTTATACCAGGTGGTTTTTTGACTTAGCCAAATCTGGTGGACCAAGGGTTAATTACCAAGCAGTTGGTTCGGGCTCTGGAAGAAAAGCTTTTATAGACCGAACTGTAAACTTTGGTGCATCAGATGATCCTATGAAAGATTCTGATATAGAGAAAGTAACTAGAGGACTTGTTCAAATACCTATGGTTGGTGGAACTATTGCTTTTGGTTATAACTATGATTGCGATTTGAAACTTACACAAGAGCAAGCAGTACGAGTCGCAATGGGTATGGTTAAAAACTGGAAAGAATTAGGTTGTAAATCAGGAAAGTTAACTTGGACACATCGTTCTGATGGTTCAGGAACTACTAAGGCTTTCACAAATTCTATGGAAGCATTTTCACCAACATGGACTTTAGGAACTGGTAAATCAGTTAAGTGGCCAGCAGGCGTTGGAGCAAAAGGTAATGCCGGTGTTGCAGGTGTAATTCAAAACACTCCAGGCGCAATTGGTTATGTAAATCAGTCATATATTAAAGGTAATGTTAAGGCTGCTGCGATTCAAAATCTTTCAGGTGAGTTTCTAAAACCATCTGCAGAGGCAGGAGCTAAGGCTCTTAATGGTATTACTTTAGATGAAAATCTTGCGGGTAAAAATCCTAATCCAACAGCGAAAGGCGCGTACCCTATCGCTTCATTGACATGGATACTTGCTTACGAAAAAGGTAATGGTAGAAACACTAAAGCAATAAAACAAGCATTTAATACATTATTAAGTGATGAGTATCAAGATAAGGCTTCATCCCTTGGATTTATTCCCTTAAAAGGGAATATCCTTTTGAAATCAAGAGCTGCCGTTGAAAAAATAGGTAGTTAA
- a CDS encoding TIGR02450 family Trp-rich protein has protein sequence MKWPPTLCWTAPRTINGNRHFQVKTYGGKNENRWVDIFPTKNKKDIKRISWTKLKTEWNTGWLRLPKDID, from the coding sequence ATGAAATGGCCTCCCACTCTTTGCTGGACAGCACCTAGGACTATAAATGGTAATAGGCATTTCCAGGTTAAAACTTATGGTGGTAAAAATGAAAATAGATGGGTTGATATTTTTCCTACCAAAAATAAAAAAGATATTAAAAGGATTTCCTGGACAAAACTCAAAACTGAATGGAATACTGGTTGGTTAAGGCTTCCAAAAGATATAGATTAA